A genome region from Euphorbia lathyris chromosome 4, ddEupLath1.1, whole genome shotgun sequence includes the following:
- the LOC136226428 gene encoding ABSCISIC ACID-INSENSITIVE 5-like protein 2 has translation MGIQTMGSQGDGSNNGKQAQLQLLARQNSIYSLTLDEVENQLGDLGKPLSSMNLDELLKNVWTAEANQSVGLEVEGTQLANQTALQRQASLSLTSALSKKTVDEVWRDIQQSKSNGEKKSRERQPTLGEMTLEDFLVKAGVVAEASVEKKDSGAVVGVDTNIGSQFPQQGQWMQYPHPQFQHPQQSMMGVYVPAQPMPQPLHMGAGPVMDVPYPENQLALPSPLMGALSDVQTPARKRGAPEDMIEKTVERRQKRMIKNRESAARSRARKQAYTNELENKVSRLEEENERLKKRKELENMLPSIPIPEPKYQLRRTTSAPF, from the exons ATGGGGATTCAGACAATGGGATCACAAGGTGATGGTAGTAATAATGGCAAGCAAGCTCAGTTACAGTTGTTGGCACGGCAGAACTCTATTTATAGTCTAACTTTAGATGAAGTTGAAAATCAGCTGGGGGATCTTGGGAAACCGTTAAGCAGCATGAACCTTGACGAACTTCTGAAGAATGTATGGACAGCTGAAGCTAACCAGTCCGTGGGTTTGGAAGTTGAGGGCACACAATTAGCCAACCAAACTGCTCTGCAACGTCAGGCAAGTCTGTCGTTAACTAGTGCTCTCAGCAAGAAGACAGTAGATGAAGTTTGGAGAGACATTCAACAAAGTAAAAGTAATGGGGAAAAGAAGTCTAGGGAAAGGCAGCCTACATTGGGAGAGATGACTTTGGAAGATTTCTTGGTTAAAGCCGGGGTGGTTGCTGAAGCATCCGTGGAAAAAAAAGATAGTGGTGCTGTTGTTGGGGTTGATACAAACATAGGATCGCAGTTCCCTCAACAAGGTCAGTGGATGCAATACCCACATCCACAGTTTCAGCATCCTCAACAGAGCATGATGGGGGTATATGTGCCAGCTCAACCCATGCCACAGCCTCTTCACATGGGGGCTGGCCCAGTGATGGATGTTCCATACCCTGAGAACCAGTTAGCCTTGCCTTCACCTTTAATGGGAGCATTATCTGATGTACAGACACCTGCAAGGAAAAGAGGCGCACCGGAGGATATGATTGAGAAGACTGTTGAAAGAAGGCAGAAGAGAATGATAAAAAACAGAGAATCTGCTGCTCGTTCACGAGCGCGGAAGCAG GCTTACACAAATGAGCTTGAGAACAAAGTGTCTCGGTtggaagaggaaaatgagagGCTGAAAAAACGGAAG